One Buteo buteo chromosome 4, bButBut1.hap1.1, whole genome shotgun sequence DNA segment encodes these proteins:
- the STOX1 gene encoding storkhead-box protein 1 has translation MNPLSQSHSIPLAEGICRTISDMNADHVMVTQETLMEQLVKNYPGIAVPSHNVLYNILGTLIKERKIYHTGEGYFIVTPNTYFITNDATEDNRRVPLADSHCSSSPSITYLVNIERCADLVKENIPTVSRYRSCHCFPDQNMLCEQRPRQLVNREPNGGGRKGCSELKPSIQTHGISTSAENRSWDTIKSLTSAKEKLKSKRFGLGLFWRSASKKEKRKKEYSTFSAQFPPKEWPVRDEDDLDNIPRDIEHEIIKRINPTLTVDNLIKHTILMQKFEEQKKYISKGNLAEVSIVRQNHLSKDCIQKTESKPAKHTRKTKSKKEKQISRSNRKFHIRELTSQNEKLEENLSLPIINQQPSDVGVEFHVIYKKQIKNPFQGLSWRRNFHAKGYKGTINSQLKSRTRKQDRALQRPWSLDSSKTFDYETKQLTTEMQADKAKQNKLLHASRSSLQLKKDSLSENFSYLQGNTLQIDNKSKYFLESTISEENIYRGTVKKTPGDIKKSPHSYTEDNGVRKEDAKFSLYLKDENCRCKADTVCELLDQTANEFQNVHLSNYTANVSLVKKIGVKYRQKTDKKSELIFKYDCASHPGSMKLESEGFTDNCHLLYQNAHDGDTCNSLHLDDNFEGNEPCHLPPGHAFSDTRDWSKAVQNLGTAMSLKNCKVNTYPTQYNTTVNKRDSGEHGYKESASFAESTDGSKEHPKPGFSEESCLCSQVLPIGRRKEEAAGLTECAKASAVADFCHTNEADSDADTLQNFTYEIGEVVACCALGSQTKEMRNPLGKKDLFFKNACTVISGQKHPEGTENHSITGDSGIDSPRWTEKKMKPPAKF, from the exons ATGAATCCTCTCTCACAGTCACACTCCATTCCTCTGGCAGAAGGAATATGCCGTACCATATCAGACATGAATGCAGACCATGTGATGGTCACGCAGGAAACTTTAATGGAGCAGTTAGTGAAAAATTATCCAG GCATTGCAGTTCCTTCCCACAATGTCTTATATAATATCCTTGGCACTCtaattaaagaaaggaaaatctatCATACGGGAGAAGGATACTTCATTGTGACTCCCAACACATATTTCATCACAAATGATGCCACAGAAGACAACAGAAGGGTCCCGTTGGCAGACAGTCATTGCTCTTCATCGCCTTCCATCACTTACCTGGTAAACATTGAGCGTTGTGCAGACctagtgaaagaaaacattcctaCGGTATCCCGTTACAGATCCTGCCATTGTTTCCCTGACCAGAATATGCTCTGTGAACAAAGACCTCGGCAGCTAGTGAACCGTGAACCTAATGGAGGAGGTAGGAAAGGCTGCAGTGAATTGAAGCCTTCAATTCAAACTCACGGGATCTCCACATCTGCTGAAAACCGTTCCTGGGACACCATCAAATCCCTGACAtctgcaaaagagaaactgaaaagcaaaaggtttGGCCTTGGCCTTTTCTGGAGAAGtgcttccaaaaaagaaaaacgtAAGAAGGAGTACTCCACTTTTTCAGCCCAGTTTCCTCCCAAGGAGTGGCCAGTCAGGGATGAAGATGACTTAGATAATATTCCACGTGATATTGAACATGAAATCATCAAGCGTATTAACCCTACTCTTACAGTTGATAATTTGATTAAACACACAATTTTAATGCAGAAGTTTGAGGagcaaaaaaaatacatcagtaaGGGTAACTTGGCTGAAGTGTCAATAGTCAGGCAAAACCATCTTTCAAAGGACTGTATTCAAAAGACAGAAAGTAAACCAGCAAAACACACCAGGAAAACCaaatcaaagaaagagaagcagattaGTAGAAGCAACAGGAAATTTCACATACGTGAGCTAACATCCCAAAATGAGAAACTGGAAGAGAACCTTTCACTGCCTATCATAAACCAACAGCCATCTGATGTAGGAGTGGAATTCCATGtcatatataaaaaacaaattaagaacCCTTTTCAGGGTCTGTCATGGAGACGCAACTTTCATGCAAAAGGGTACAAAGGTACTATTAACAGTCAGCTGAAGTCCAGGACTCGAAAGCAAGACAGAGCTTTACAAAGGCCATGGTCCTTGGACTCCTCAAAAACTTTTGACTATGAAACCAAACAGCTGACTACTGAAATGCAGGCTGACAAAGCTAAGCAAAACAAACTACTCCATGCTAGTAGGTCTTCCCTCCAACTAAAGAAAGACAGTTTAAGTGAAAACTTTAGTTATCTGCAAGGCAATACTTTGCAAATAGATAATAAAAGTAAATACTTTCTGGAGAGTactatttctgaagaaaacatctACAgaggaacagtaaaaaaaactCCTGGGGATATTAAAAAATCCCCTCATTCCTACACTGAAGATAATGGTGTGCGCAAAGAAGATGCAAAATTTTCATTATATCTGAAAGATGAGAATTGCAGGTGCAAAGCTGACACTGTATGTGAGCTATTAGATCAAACAGCaaatgaatttcaaaatgtCCATCTTTCAAATTATACAGCCAATGTCAGCCTGGTAAAAAAAATTGGTGTGAAATACAGAcaaaagactgataaaaagagTGAACTTATATTTAAATATGACTGTGCCAGCCATCCTGGATCAATGAAGCTGGAAAGTGAAGGATTTACTGATAACTGTCATCTTCTGTACCAAAACGCACATGATGGTGACACCTGTAACTCGTTACATCTGGATGACAATTTTGAAGGCAATGAACCATGTCACCTGCCTCCTGGCCATGCTTTTTCAGATACAAGAGACTGGAGTAAAGCTGTGCAAAATCTGGGGACAGCTATGTCCCTAAAAAACTGTAAGGTTAATACTTATCCCACCCAGTACAACACAACTGTAAATAAACGTGACTCTGGGGAGCATGGATATAAGGAAAGTGCTAGTTTTGCAGAATCAACAGATGGCTCAAAAGAGCATCCAAAACCAGGTTTCTCAGAAGAAAGTTGTTTGTGCAGTCAGGTTCTTCCGATAGGTcgcagaaaggaagaagcagctggCCTTACTGAATGTGCAAAGGCTTCAGCTGTAGCAGATTTCTGCCACACTAATGAGGCTGACTCAGATGCTGACACTTTGCAGAACTTCACCTATGAGATAGGCGAAGTAGTGGCATGCTGTGCTTTGGGCTCACAGAccaaagaaatgagaaaccctctgggaaaaaaagatctgtttTTTAAGAATGCATGTACGGTGATATCAGGACAGAAACACCCAGAAGGGACAGAAAACCACAGCATTACAGGAGACAGTGGAATTGACTCCCCAAG ATGGactgaaaagaagatgaagccTCCTGCCAAATTCTGA